A region of Arabidopsis thaliana chromosome 5, partial sequence DNA encodes the following proteins:
- a CDS encoding uncharacterized protein (unknown protein; Has 30201 Blast hits to 17322 proteins in 780 species: Archae - 12; Bacteria - 1396; Metazoa - 17338; Fungi - 3422; Plants - 5037; Viruses - 0; Other Eukaryotes - 2996 (source: NCBI BLink).) — protein sequence MGKRKNLGKENDYGDISRFVGGAVYRVHIFIIAVEALPKQQNKHTIKVDYGYDSVLVRGELRKDDEGCYEHVSALESFTMAVRVREIDGFNKVVTALSVASMDDGTRLETSKPIYILDDEDMTLFMAIRADLEDATTSEKGKCQVTESILSQPAFKNVLPCNNMFEVEQASTEAEFDAFKRTYVAEMWRDVCTTERTLEGQQMETVVANEGTKTARTLNCGVTMSQQTPVEDENLADTCWRIHGNTTNQNLNVVVIRLFVWNTEFPFYQF from the exons ATGGGGAAGCGAAAGAatttaggaaaagaaaatgattacgGAGATATTTCTCGATTTGTGGGAGGAGCTGTATACAGagttcatatatttattatcGCCGTAGAGGCGTTgcccaaacaacaaaacaaacacaccaTAAAG GTAGATTATGGTTATGATAGTGTGTTAGTTAGAGGAGAATTGAGAAAAGACGATGAAGGTTGTTATGAACATGTCTCCGCCTTAGAAAGTTTTACGATGGCAGTTCGGGTGAGGGAGATAGATGGATTTAATAAGGTTGTTACTGCG TTATCAGTGGCCTCAATGGATGATGGGACTCGACTGGAAACGAGCAAACCGATATACATccttgatgatgaagatatgACCCTATTCATGGCGATAAGAGCTGATCTTGAAGAT GCAACAACCAGCGAGAAAGGCAAATGCCAAGTTACCGAGTCAATATTGTCTCAACCTGCATTCAAGAATGTTTTACCATGTAACAACATGTTTGAGGTGGAACAAGCTTCTACAGAAGCGGAATTTGACGCTTTTAAAAGAACCTACGTCGCGGAAATGTGGCGAGATGTATGTACTACAGAGAGGACTCTAGAAGGACAGCAAATGGAGACAGTTGTGGCAAACGAGGGAACAAAGACAGCTAGAACATTGAATTGTGGGGTAACTATGTCACAACAAACTCCCGTTGAAGACGAAAACCTAGCTGACACTTGCTGGCGCATCCATGGCAACACcacaaaccaaaatcttaaTGTTGTCGTCATTAGACTCTTCGTTTGGAACACCGAGTTCCCCTTCTACCAGTTTTAA
- a CDS encoding JAB1/Mov34/MPN/PAD-1 ubiquitin protease encodes MSIKVRSKFLMPPQLPLYCPSYSVSVFRAVLLMKSHRNFLSYSSASSSKESLVLSTSYMALPRSLAFFPFSMILLRLRPEMVVGWYHSHPGFGFWRSGVDINTQHSFEPLNQRAVAQLKENE; translated from the exons ATGTCAATTAAGGTACGTTCTAAATTTCTAATGCCGCCGCAGCTTCCGTTGTATTGTCCGTCGTACTCCGTCAGTGTATTCCGAGCTGTTCTTCTGATGAAAAGCCATCGCAACTTTTTGTCATATTCTTCTGCTTCATCCTCTAAAGAATCGCTGGTTCTCTCAACATCGTATATGGCTCTTCCTCGATCTCTCgcatttttccctttttcaatgattcttcttcgtctccg ACCTGAAATGGTGGTTGGTTGGTATCATTCACATCCTGGTTTTGGCTTTTGGCGCTCTGGGGTTGACATTAATACTCAACAT AGTTTTGAACCTTTGAACCAGCGAGCTGTAGCtcagttaaaagaaaatgagtag